In Solanum pennellii chromosome 3, SPENNV200, a single window of DNA contains:
- the LOC107014126 gene encoding PTI1-like tyrosine-protein kinase At3g15890, which yields MFNRCFNCFGGEQKLEISGQIKNRDYPWDIYTLKELVNATNNFHNDNKIGEGGFGSVYWGRTSKGIEIAVKRLKAMSAKAEMEFAIEVEILGRVRHKNLLGLRGFYAGEDERLIVYDYMPNHSLITHLHGTLSADCLLDWPRRMKIAIGSADGLCYLHHEANPHIIHRDIKASNVLLDSNFQAKVADFGFAKLIPDGVTHLTTRVKGTLGYLAPEYAMWGKVSESCDVYSFGILLLEIISARKPLEKLANGVKRDIVQWALPYIQKGDFNHIADPRLKGKFNLQQLKNTILIAIKCTDGNPENRPSMLQVVDWLNNNIVMEKRKKDIKIVKNISTSTNCVDENENNDYVGDDYDTNNEGYIKRKN from the exons ATGTTTAATAGATGTTTTAATTGTTTTGGTGGTGAACAAAAACTAGAAATCAG tgGTCAGATCAAGAACAGGGATTATCCATGGGATATTTACACATTAAAAGAGCTCGTTAACGCTACAAACAATTTCCATAATGATAACAAGATTGGTGAAGGAGGGTTTGGAAGTGTTTATTGGGGCCGAACAAGTAAAGGCATCGAG aTAGCAGTTAAAAGGCTAAAGGCAATGAGTGCAAAAGCAGAAATGGAATTTGCAATAGAAGTTGAGATACTTGGAAGGGTGagacataaaaatttattaggTCTAAGAGGATTTTATGCTGGTGAAGATGAAAGGCTTATTGTTTATGATTATATGCCTAATCATAGCTTAATCACTCATCTCCATGGCACACTTTCTGCTGATTGTCTTCTTGATTGGCCACGAAGAATGAAAATTGCTATTGGATCTGCTGATGGATTATG ttACTTGCACCATGAAGCAAACCCTCATATCATACATAGAGATATCAAGGCAAGCAATGTCCTCTTAGATTCAAATTTCCAAGCAAAAGTGGCAGATTTTGGATTTGCAAAGTTGATACCTGATGGTGTTACACATCTAACAACAAGGGTTAAAGGAACCCTAGGCTACTTAGCGCCCGAATACGCGATGTGGGGGAAAGTCTCTGAGAGTTGTGATGTCTATAGTTTTGGAATATTACTTCTTGAAATCATAAGCGCTCGAAAACCCTTAGAAAAACTTGCTAATGGTGTCAAACGTGACATTGTGCAATGGGCACTTCCATATATACAAAAAGGTGATTTTAATCATATTGCTGACCCTAGGCTCAAAGGAAAGTTTAATCTTCAACAATTGAAGAATACAATATTGATTGCTATCAAGTGTACTGATGGAAATCCTGAAAATAGACCAAGTATGTTACAAGTGGTGGATTGgcttaataataatattgtgatggaaaagaggaaaaaagatATCAAAATAGTGAAGAATATTAGTACTAGTACTAATTGTGTTGATGAAAATGAGAACAATGACTATGTTGGTGATGATTATGACACaaacaatgaaggttatattaagagaaaaaattaa